A section of the Lineus longissimus chromosome 1, tnLinLong1.2, whole genome shotgun sequence genome encodes:
- the LOC135484360 gene encoding protein bicaudal C homolog 1-like isoform X3 yields MLPMYRHIWSAPDNLPAQQMRNAPPGYTPRPRMQVAGMKDKIDRPSSADPHIKIAGTPAAVANAKDRIMEVLDTKSNRVTLKMDVSHTEHSHVIGKGGNNIKKVMQDTGCHIHFPDSNRNNQAEKSNQVSIAGQPVGAESARAQIRELLPLVFMFELPVTGIVQPIPDTSSPHIQQIQQTHNVTVTFKQRPRMYITTVLVRGTVSNAKAVKEATGLVVEHLTGNLGQSLPVSMTMEIAPQHHLFIMGRGGMHVKQIMQRTGASIHFPDPNNVTPQRKGTVYITGGIESVSFARQQLIGCLPLVLMFDMKEDQDVDQKRIGHLMEQLDVFISIKPKPKQPSKSVIVKSIERNSANMYEARRLLLGLERDPALPPPTKLDNSIPGLGMGNLSMIAPNLLSVNTANTLLLMNGHNTPHPPAQSPELSPTSSAPSPRWITSPSPGLFNPFMLVTQSPLCTVQTPYDVYAQCNGIKDLNQNSALIRVPSPSEKGASSNNGSSSTNSPIQSPCQSPSELVGSKVSLPLPASSPLTVNNVDTHRHIHNGSFQDIIIQKRTSPNNSGSRAELMGMRQPPGLPAPPGLQGPPQGSYQDMVIQKRPSPNNSGSRMELTGMRQPPGLPVDPRKLTPNGGYLDIVISPSNSGSGQDLRGIRQPSGSPCLNQSILLEDSVRNAPFQYAEYADNLMALQLESNTMDKLSESSVESDGSDKGQLSCDRKAPGAERPSNVGTLFTNNSPFPFDYEQKKKLATKAMQKKPDGESRIPTDIWSGLGFSKSMPESAIREQRRKQANMRAFNGLTGPNGVISEGTEPVNGDIDRDPWKDSRMRTNIEVPISAAPGDFPYTRNRMESTSRLGSMSNHMDAPGTWNLNNEDQDLVDLFSKIGLGKYADLFQQQEIDMATFMTLTDQDLKELGISTFGARRKMLLAIADLSKKQSLFPPSPSPSPSIPTFTEPPSNPFAEKAPSTLMVRRHDIISQSGRW; encoded by the exons AGCAATCGAGTGACGTTAAAGATGGATGTGTCCCATACAGAACATTCCCATGTGATAGGAAAGGGCGGCAACAACATCAAGAAAGTCATGCAAGATACCGGCTGTCATATTCACTTCCCCGACTCAAACCGGAACAATCAAGCGGAAAAAAGTAATCAG GTCTCAATAGCAGGGCAACCTGTTGGTGCTGAAAGTGCCCGAGCTCAGATAAGA GAGCTCTTACCTCTAGTCTTCATGTTTGAACTGCCAGTGACCGGCATCGTCCAGCCAATCCCCGACACATCCTCGCCCCACATCCAACAAATACAACAGACTCATAACGTGACCGTCACGTTTAAACAGCGCCCTCGCATGTATATCACGACGGTGTTGGTGCGTGGCACGGTCAGTAACGCTAAAGCTGTGAAAGAGGCGACTGGTCTCGTAGTCGAACATCTGACAGGAAATTTAGGG CAATCACTTCCTGTTAGTATGACAATGGAGATAGCTCCCCAGCATCACTTATTCATCATGGGGCGCGGTGGCATGCATGTGAAACAGATCATGCAGAGAACTGGTGCTAGTATACATTTCCCTGATCCAAACAATGTCACGCCACAACGGAAGGGGACGGTCTACATCACGGGAGGCATTGAAAGTGTGTCTTTCGCAAGACAGCAACTCATC GGTTGCTTGCCGTTAGTCTTGATGTTCGATATGAAGGAAGATCAGGATGTAGATCAGA AAAGAATTGGTCATCTTATGGAGCAGCTCGATGTCTTCATAAGCATCAAACCAAAACCAAAACAGCCAAGCAAA TCTGTGATTGTAAAAAGTATTGAACGGAACTCGGCGAACATGTATGAGGCTCGCCGCCTCTTGTTAGGGTTAGAACGTGACCCCGCTCTGCCACCACCTACCAAACTCGACAACTCGATCCCCGGCCTCGGCATGGGCAACCTCAGCATGATCGCCCCCAATCTACTCTCTGTGAACACCGCCAATACGTTACTGCTGATGAATGGGCACAATACGCCTCACCCACCTGCTCAGAGTCCGGAACTGAGTCCGACATCATCGGCTCCGAGTCCCAGATGGATCACATCTCCTTCACCAG GTTTATTCAACCCTTTCATGCTGGTGACCCAGTCCCCTCTTTGTACCGTCCAGACTCCCTATGACGTCTATGCACAATGCAATGGTATCAAGGATTTGAATCAGAACAGTGCTTTAATTCGAGTGCCTTCTCCTTCAGAAAAAG GTGCTAGCAGTAATAATGGTAGCAGTAGTACAAATAGTCCCATTCAGAGTCCGTGTCAGAGTCCCAGCGAGCTAGTGGGCTCTAAAGTCTCCTTGCCTCTCCCAGCTAGCTCACCCCTGACAGTCAACAATG TTGATACACATAGACATATTCACAATGGTAGCTTCCAGGATATAATAATACAGAAGAGGACATCGCCTAACAATAGTGGGTCTAGGGCCGAGTTAATGGGCATGAGGCAGCCGCCTGGGTTACCTGCACCACCTGGCTTACAGGGACCACCTCAGGGCAGCTACCAGGACATGGTCATACAGAAGAGGCCTTCACCTAACAACAGTGGCTCCCGGATGGAGTTGACGGGTATGAGACAGCCACCAGGCTTGCCAG tcgaCCCAAGGAAACTAACTCCAAATGGTGGTTACTTGGACATAGTCATCTCCCCCAGCAATAGCGGATCAGGGCAAGACTTGCGCGGCATACGCCAGCCCTCTGGCTCCCCCTGTTTAAACCAGTcgatccttcttgaagacagcGTGAGGAATGCCCCATTCCAGTATGCAGAATATGCTGATAACCTCATGGCATTGCAGCTTGAAAG TAACACTATGGACAAGCTGTCAGAGTCGAGCGTCGAGTCGGATGGCTCCGACAAAGGACAGCTAAGCTGTGACAGGAAGGCCCCAGGCGCTGAGAGGCCCTCAAATGTTGGCACTCTCTTCACGAATAACTCACCCTTCCCTTTCGATTATGagcagaagaagaagttggCCACGAAAG CCATGCAGAAGAAGCCAGATGGCGAGTCGCGAATACCCACCGACATCTGGTCAGGCTTGGGCTTCTCCAAGTCTATGCCAGAATCAGCTATTCGAGAACAACGGCGCAAGCAGGCGAATATGAGAGCGTTCAATGGCCTGACTGGTCCTAACGGAGTGATCAGCGAAGGAACAGAG CCTGTAAATGGTGACATTGACCGTGATCCTTGGAAGGACTCAAGAATGAGGACAAATATTGAAGTTCCAATTTCGGCTGCACCCGGTGACTTCCCGTACACCAGGAATAGAATGG aatCCACATCCCGCCTTGGCAGTATGAGTAACCACATGGATGCCCCCGGCACATGGAACTTGAACAATGAGGACCAGGATTTGGTTGACTTGTTCAGTAAAATAGGCCTTGGCAAATATGCTGACTTGTTTCAGCAACAAGAG ATTGACATGGCGACGTTCATGACATTGACGGACCAAGACTTGAAAGAACTTGGTATTTCAACGTTTGGAGCGAGACGGAAGATGCTCCTTGCTATCGCTG ATTTAAGCAAGAAGCAGTCGCTATTCCCACCATCGCCGAGTCCAAGCCCGAGTATTCCAACGTTCACAGAACCTCCGAGCAATCCTTTTGCGGAGAAAGCGCCGAGTACCTTGATGGtgcgacgtcatgacatcatcagcCAGAGTGGCCGATGGTGA
- the LOC135484374 gene encoding uncharacterized protein LOC135484374 has protein sequence MAKTKGKRVKIKTGYINIEECAPTLDKENYVEFLRELYEKPPDPNVAEKGPIAPGDEYSAFLDEVKENAKQARPSTNSKGPPAKRPEWKGSGINITKRENKTEAKDPSSVDYLQFKLQKESAKFSEVSDSKLDWTKPKQDFTMSGQLFKAVLDGRFFQVKTLLKCGVKISSKNQDGYGVLVAALHIEDAEHRESMFKYLLKRNADPMAMDDDTGRSVLAWACCLNRIEQVAKILQMCQGDIDFSQKDKSGKTVLHHAVISGNTSVVKMLVATMKKYGLSVDIPDRLGLTPFLYSKKLGYAELADILRKEGRASNKQFDSTLYRSGTVWYEDGQKQRQKEQAHLKRVEKEWYRMNGKMPVFERTEAKGLVAVKLGGMTRSQESVALRPSRVSDATDTGSSKDISVRSAPSSTVQPKGAVIRGQRAESNLQVKVSYSRNSLNANNNVDAATPRSNLEGTSSVSNSMNSLYRPPPPQDSAGYDDPAFALLAQVDEGMRVGNFVASVATPAHNPAPVNGSGHTHHMKHPTPHTHAATDRGMHSMFTVLSEQKSRAFRSSVVKQPRLKTPEPEPVKSKKKRKTGVSSLAIIMGKDSGTRTPKPRKRSARGKSPAAKTSPANGPSRKISKAARASPGGKDKQGKAEESVQRRVQVVQAKHVRHSKMENELEVPAIVV, from the coding sequence ATGGCTAAAACTAAAGGTAAGAGGGTCAAGATAAAGACTGGCTACATAAACATCGAGGAGTGTGCACCGACTCTTGATAAAGAGAATTATGTGGAGTTTCTGCGTGAGTTGTACGAGAAGCCACCTGATCCAAACGTGGCAGAGAAGGGACCGATAGCTCCTGGTGATGAGTATTCGGCTTTCTTGGACGAAGTGAAGGAAAACGCAAAACAAGCTAGGCCCAGTACAAATAGTAAGGGCCCTCCGGCAAAACGACCCGAGTGGAAAGGATCAGGGATTAATATCACTAAGCGTGAAAACAAAACGGAAGCTAAAGACCCTTCTTCGGTTGACTACCTGCAGTTTAAACTACAAAAGGAGTCGGCGAAGTTCAGTGAGGTGTCAGATAGTAAACTGGACTGGACGAAACCCAAGCAGGACTTCACCATGTCGGGACAGTTATTCAAAGCTGTGTTGGATGGACGGTTTTTTCAGGTTAAGACGCTTCTGAAATGTGGTGTGAAGATTTCTTCGAAGAATCAGGACGGTTATGGCGTTCTTGTCGCCGCGTTGCATATCGAGGACGCTGAACACCGTGAGAGTATGTTTAAGTATCTTCTGAAAAGGAACGCGGACCCGATGGCTATGGACGATGATACTGGCCGCAGCGTCCTTGCTTGGGCTTGTTGCTTGAATCGAATCGAACAGGTGGCAAAGATCCTACAGATGTGTCAAGGAGATATCGACTTCAGCCAGAAAGACAAATCAGGAAAAACGGTGCTGCATCATGCTGTGATATCGGGGAATACCTCTGTTGTTAAAATGTTAGTGGCCACGATGAAAAAGTATGGATTGTCAGTGGATATTCCGGACAGGCTCGGACTCACACCCTTCTTATATTCGAAAAAGCTAGGATATGCTGAACTTGCTGATATTCTTCGAAAAGAAGGTCGTGCTTCTAATAAACAGTTTGATAGTACGCTGTATAGGAGTGGGACTGTCTGGTACGAGGACGGACAGAAACAGAGACAAAAGGAGCAGGCTCATCTGAAACGAGTGGAGAAGGAGTGGTATAGAATGAACGGTAAAATGCCTGTTTTTGAACGTACGGAAGCGAAGGGGCTTGTGGCTGTAAAGCTTGGCGGGATGACCCGCTCTCAGGAGTCTGTGGCCTTGCGGCCTTCGCGGGTCAGCGACGCGACAGACACCGGTAGTAGCAAAGACATTTCGGTGCGCTCGGCGCCGTCTAGCACTGTGCAACCTAAGGGAGCAGTGATAAGGGGTCAAAGGGCAGAGTCAAACCTTCAAGTAAAGGTATCCTATTCTCGAAACTCTCTGAATGCAAATAATAATGTTGATGCTGCCACTCCTCGGTCGAATTTAGAGGGCACTAGCTCGGTCTCGAATAGCATGAACAGTTTGTACAGGCCCCCACCACCCCAGGATTCTGCAGGCTACGACGACCCTGCATTTGCTCTTCTCGCGCAGGTTGATGAAGGCATGAGGGTGGGCAATTTTGTTGCCAGTGTTGCCACGCCAGCGCATAACCCAGCTCCTGTGAATGGTTCAGGGCATACTCACCATATGAAGCACCCAACACCCCACACGCATGCTGCAACTGACCGTGGTATGCACTCTATGTTCACGGTCCTTTCAGAACAGAAATCTAGAGCTTTCAGGTCCAGTGTTGTCAAACAACCGCGGTTGAAGACCCCGGAACCGGAACCAGTGAAATCGAAAAAGAAGCGCAAAACGGGTGTCTCTTCTTTAGCTATCATCATGGGGAAGGATAGCGGGACTAGGACGCCCAAACCACGGAAAAGGAGCGCAAGGGGCAAGAGCCCGGCGGCGAAAACCTCCCCGGCAAATGGGCCGTCTAGGAAAATTTCCAAGGCGGCAAGGGCGTCCCCTGGTGGCAAGGACAAACAGGGTAAAGCAGAGGAATCTGTTCAGCGGCGTGTTCAGGTGGTGCAGGCGAAACATGTCAGACATTCTAAGATGGAAAATGAGTTAGAGGTGCCTGCAATAGTCGTCTGA